In a single window of the Rhodamnia argentea isolate NSW1041297 chromosome 2, ASM2092103v1, whole genome shotgun sequence genome:
- the LOC125312438 gene encoding bidirectional sugar transporter SWEET1-like produces the protein MDVLRFVCGVLGNAVSVLLFLAPMTTFKRIIRSRSTEQFSCVPYMGTLLSCSLYTWYSLPFVSPDNLLILVISGIGVVIELTYVLIFITYAPKKERAKIMGLSGLALILFITFAFVSLFALHGKTRKLFCGIMLNIFSTIAYASPLSVMMLVIKTKSVEFMPFLLSLSCFLSGIFWFAYGFLSRDPFLMVPTGLGTGFGIAQLILYAVYCKNQSRAKKGIRDELREMDLEKTDQSDGTGLPRLSFNASSKH, from the exons ATGGACGTTCTTCGATTCGTTTGCGGCGTTCTCG GAAATGCGGTCAGTGTGCTCCTTTTCTTGGCGCCTAT GACCACGTTCAAGAGGATCATAAGGAGCCGGTCGACCGAGCAATTCTCGTGCGTCCCTTACATGGGGACTCTTCTTAGTTGCAGCCTCTACACTTG GTATAGTCTACCGTTCGTGTCGCCGGACAACCTTCTGATATTGGTCATTAGCGGCATAGGAGTAGTGATTGAGCTCACGTATGTTTTGATCTTCATCACATACGCACCAAAGAAGGAGAGGGCAAAGATCATGGGACTCTCTGGACTTGCTCTGATCCTTTTCATAACATTTGCCTTTGTCTCCCTCTTCGCCCTGCACGGCAAGACCCGGAAACTCTTCTGCGGCATCATGCTCAACATTTTCTCTACTATCGCATACGCTTCACCTCTATCAGTCATG ATGTTGGTGATCAAGACGAAGAGCGTGGAGTTCATGCCTTTTTTGTTATCGTTGTCCTGCTTCTTATCCGGCATTTTTTGGTTCGCATATGGCTTTCTTAGTCGGGACCCCTTTCTCATG GTGCCTACTGGATTGGGGACTGGGTTTGGGATTGCCCAACTGATCTTGTATGCAGTGTACTGCAAGAACCAGAGTCGTGCAAAAAAGGGGATTAGGGATGAATTGCGGGAGATGGATCTTGAAAAGACGGATCAAAGTGATGGAACCGGGTTGCCACGCTTAAGCTTCAATGCTTCTAGCAAACACTGA
- the LOC115750739 gene encoding bidirectional sugar transporter SWEET1-like isoform X1 yields MDVLRFLCGVLGNVVGLVLFLAPMITFKRIIRSRSTEQFSGVPYVISLLNCLFYTWYGLPFVSSDNLLISIISGIGVVIELAYVLIFITYAPKKERAKIMELSGLALILFITFAFVSLFALHGKTRKLFCGITLDISSTFMYASPLSVMMLVIKMKSAEFMPFLLSLFTFLCGTFWLAYGLLSRDPFLILRKIYAMVLQVPNGLGTGLGIAQLILYAMYCKNRSHTTNIIKDEFAEQDLEKTNQMQKLGRHA; encoded by the exons ATGGACGTTCTCCGTTTCCTGTGCGGTGTTCTCG GAAATGTAGTCGGTCTGGTCCTCTTCTTGGCGCCTAT GATCACGTTCAAGAGGATCATCAGAAGCCGATCAACCGAGCAGTTCTCGGGTGTCCCCTATGTGATAAGTCTTCTTAATTGCCTCTTCTACACTTG GTATGGACTACCCTTTGTGTCGTCAGACAACCTTCTGATTTCGATCATTAGTGGCATAGGAGTAGTGATTGAGCTCGCGTATGTTTTGATCTTCATCACATACGCACCAAAGAAGGAGAGGGCGAAGATCATGGAACTCTCAGGTCTTGCTCTGATTCTTTTCATAACATTTGCCTTTGTCTCCCTCTTCGCCCTGCACGGCAAGACACGGAAACTCTTCTGCGGCATCACGCTCGACATTTCCTCTACCTTCATGTATGCTTCACCTCTATCAGTCATG ATGTTGGTGATCAAGATGAAGAGCGCAGAGTTCATGCCATTTCTGTTATCGTTGTTCACCTTCTTGTGCGGCACCTTCTGGCTCGCATATGGCCTTCTTAGCAGGGACCCCTTTCTCATC CTGAGGAAAATCTACGCAATGGTGTTGCAGGTGCCTAATGGATTGGGGACTGGACTTGGGATTGCCCAATTGATCTTGTATGCAATGTACTGCAAGAACCGGAGTCATACAACAAACATTATTAAGGATGAATTCGCAGAGCAGGATCTTGAAAAGACCAATCAAATGCAGAAACTGGGTCGCCACGCTTAA
- the LOC115750739 gene encoding bidirectional sugar transporter SWEET1-like isoform X2 → MDVLRFLCGVLGNVVGLVLFLAPMITFKRIIRSRSTEQFSGVPYVISLLNCLFYTWYGLPFVSSDNLLISIISGIGVVIELAYVLIFITYAPKKERAKIMELSGLALILFITFAFVSLFALHGKTRKLFCGITLDISSTFMYASPLSVMMLVIKMKSAEFMPFLLSLFTFLCGTFWLAYGLLSRDPFLIVPNGLGTGLGIAQLILYAMYCKNRSHTTNIIKDEFAEQDLEKTNQMQKLGRHA, encoded by the exons ATGGACGTTCTCCGTTTCCTGTGCGGTGTTCTCG GAAATGTAGTCGGTCTGGTCCTCTTCTTGGCGCCTAT GATCACGTTCAAGAGGATCATCAGAAGCCGATCAACCGAGCAGTTCTCGGGTGTCCCCTATGTGATAAGTCTTCTTAATTGCCTCTTCTACACTTG GTATGGACTACCCTTTGTGTCGTCAGACAACCTTCTGATTTCGATCATTAGTGGCATAGGAGTAGTGATTGAGCTCGCGTATGTTTTGATCTTCATCACATACGCACCAAAGAAGGAGAGGGCGAAGATCATGGAACTCTCAGGTCTTGCTCTGATTCTTTTCATAACATTTGCCTTTGTCTCCCTCTTCGCCCTGCACGGCAAGACACGGAAACTCTTCTGCGGCATCACGCTCGACATTTCCTCTACCTTCATGTATGCTTCACCTCTATCAGTCATG ATGTTGGTGATCAAGATGAAGAGCGCAGAGTTCATGCCATTTCTGTTATCGTTGTTCACCTTCTTGTGCGGCACCTTCTGGCTCGCATATGGCCTTCTTAGCAGGGACCCCTTTCTCATC GTGCCTAATGGATTGGGGACTGGACTTGGGATTGCCCAATTGATCTTGTATGCAATGTACTGCAAGAACCGGAGTCATACAACAAACATTATTAAGGATGAATTCGCAGAGCAGGATCTTGAAAAGACCAATCAAATGCAGAAACTGGGTCGCCACGCTTAA
- the LOC115750741 gene encoding bidirectional sugar transporter SWEET1-like isoform X1, with protein sequence MNVLRFLSGVLGNAAGLFLFLAPMVTFKRIISSRSTEQFSGVPYVMTFLNCIAFTWYGLPFVSRNNLLLSTINGIGGVIEFTYVVIFLIYAQKKERTKVMGLFALITTLFLAIAFVSLLALHGNTRKFFCGVAAALFSTIMYASPLSVMRLVIKTKSVEFMPFFLSLFAFLSGASWLTYGLLSGDPFVIVPNGLGTGLGIAQLILYAIYCKNKSHTQNIIKDDFTEMDPEKADQAKKPDSHHP encoded by the exons ATGAATGTCCTGCGTTTCTTGAGCGGTGTTCTTG GAAATGCGGCTGGCCTGTTCCTTTTCTTAGCGCCGAT GGTTACGTTCAAGAGGATCATAAGCAGCCGGTCAACTGAGCAGTTCTCAGGCGTCCCCTACGTGATGACCTTTCTTAATTGCATCGCCTTCACTTG GTACGGCCTGCCATTCGTGTCACGAAACAATCTCCTCCTATCGACTATTAACGGCATCGGAGGTGTGATTGAATTCACATACGTAGTGATCTTCCTTATATATGCACAGAAGAAGGAGAGGACGAAAGTTATGGGACTCTTTGCTCTTATAACGACTCTGTTCTTGGCCATCGCCTTCGTCTCCCTCCTTGCGTTGCATGGCAACACCAGGAAATTCTTCTGCGGCGTCGCCGCAGCCCTTTTCTCTACTATCATGTATGCTTCGCCTCTCTCAGTCATG AGGCTGGTGATCAAAACAAAGAGTGTGGAGTTCATGCCATTTTTCTTGTCACTGTTTGCATTCCTGTCTGGTGCCTCGTGGCTCACTTACGGCCTTCTTAGCGGCGACCCGTTCGTCATC GTGCCTAATGGATTGGGAACTGGACTTGGGATTGCCCAGCTGATCTTATATGCAATCTACTGCAAGAACAAGAGTCACACCCAAAACATCATTAAGGATGACTTCACCGAGATGGATCCTGAAAAGGCTGATCAAGCGAAGAAGCCAGATTCGCACCATCCTTAA
- the LOC115750741 gene encoding bidirectional sugar transporter SWEET1-like isoform X2, with protein sequence MNVLRFLSGVLGNAAGLFLFLAPMVTFKRIISSRSTEQFSGVPYVMTFLNCIAFTWYGLPFVSRNNLLLSTINGIGGVIEFTYVVIFLIYAQKKERTKVMGLFALITTLFLAIAFVSLLALHGNTRKFFCGVAAALFSTIMYASPLSVMVPNGLGTGLGIAQLILYAIYCKNKSHTQNIIKDDFTEMDPEKADQAKKPDSHHP encoded by the exons ATGAATGTCCTGCGTTTCTTGAGCGGTGTTCTTG GAAATGCGGCTGGCCTGTTCCTTTTCTTAGCGCCGAT GGTTACGTTCAAGAGGATCATAAGCAGCCGGTCAACTGAGCAGTTCTCAGGCGTCCCCTACGTGATGACCTTTCTTAATTGCATCGCCTTCACTTG GTACGGCCTGCCATTCGTGTCACGAAACAATCTCCTCCTATCGACTATTAACGGCATCGGAGGTGTGATTGAATTCACATACGTAGTGATCTTCCTTATATATGCACAGAAGAAGGAGAGGACGAAAGTTATGGGACTCTTTGCTCTTATAACGACTCTGTTCTTGGCCATCGCCTTCGTCTCCCTCCTTGCGTTGCATGGCAACACCAGGAAATTCTTCTGCGGCGTCGCCGCAGCCCTTTTCTCTACTATCATGTATGCTTCGCCTCTCTCAGTCATG GTGCCTAATGGATTGGGAACTGGACTTGGGATTGCCCAGCTGATCTTATATGCAATCTACTGCAAGAACAAGAGTCACACCCAAAACATCATTAAGGATGACTTCACCGAGATGGATCCTGAAAAGGCTGATCAAGCGAAGAAGCCAGATTCGCACCATCCTTAA